A single region of the Corticium candelabrum chromosome 15, ooCorCand1.1, whole genome shotgun sequence genome encodes:
- the LOC134191021 gene encoding uncharacterized protein LOC134191021: MSGQVAVARRVENFAVAHQQREGGGFLVRRPIGGRIRNCDPFLMLDHMGPVEYGPGEAVGAPDHPHRGFETVSYVIDGGMKHQDSAGNSGVLSPGWVQWMTAGSGVVHSEMPSDELLEKGGRMEGFQLWVNLPKKDKMIKPRYQDTPPERIPMARTSDGKVTVKVIAGEALGTSATIETRTPILYLDIRLSPGASFTQPIPDSYNGFAYVWRGSGFLGAEKKPAKMGEVGTMGDGSSFTVSAGPDEEFRVLLLAGEPIKEPVVQHGPFVMNTWEEIQQAFTDYQNGKLGEIRGSSERYEKTKKARETQKASGKWNDDL; the protein is encoded by the coding sequence ATGTCTGGCCAAGTGGCGGTAGCTCGGCGTGTAGAAAACTTTGCTGTAGCCCATCAGCAACGTGAAGGAGGAGGATTTTTAGTCCGGCGACCGATTGGAGGACGTATTCGCAACTGTGACCCTTTCCTGATGTTAGATCACATGGGACCGGTGGAATACGGACCAGGAGAAGCTGTGGGAGCACCGGATCATCCTCATCGAGGATTTGAGACGGTTTCGTATGTTATTGATGGCGGTATGAAACACCAGGATAGCGCTGGCAATTCGGGCGTCTTGAGTCCAGGTTGGGTACAATGGATGACCGCTGGATCTGGTGTGGTGCATAGTGAAATGCCCAGCGATGAGTTACTGGAGAAAGGGGGTCGCATGGAGGGATTTCAATTGTGGGTCAATCTACCGAAGAAGGATAAGATGATCAAACCTCGTTATCAGGATACTCCACCAGAAAGAATTCCTATGGCTAGGACGAGCGATGGGAAAGTGACTGTTAAAGTAATTGCAGGAGAAGCTCTCGGAACAAGTGCTACAATCGAGACTCGAACGCCAATTCTGTACCTTGACATACGTCTTTCACCGGGTGCCTCTTTTACACAGCCTATACCTGACAGCTACAATGGGTTTGCATATGTATGGCGAGGATCTGGTTTCCTTGGGGCTGAGAAGAAGCCCGCCAAGATGGGTGAAGTGGGAACAATGGGAGATGGTAGCTCGTTTACTGTATCAGCCGGTCCCGATGAAGAATTCCGAGTACTCTTACTGGCTGGAGAGCCAATAAAGGAGCCAGTAGTGCAACATGGTCCATTTGTAATGAACACGTGGGAGGAAATACAGCAGGCATTCACTGATTATCAAAATGGAAAACTTGGAGAGATCAGAGGGTCCAGTGAAAGAtatgagaaaacaaagaaagcaaGAGAGACCCAGAAAGCAAGTGGTAAGTGGAATGATGACCTTTGA